The DNA segment AACTCCATAACTTAACGAATACGACGCTAACTATATTAAAGCTGGCTCCACTGGCTCCTTAAAAGGAATAAATAAGCTTGCCGTTTGTGATTAACCTGCCTTTATGGGCAGGTTTTTTTAGATATATCAAGCCGTGAGAATTCGAATGAGGAACTTCTTTCATAATATTATATGAAGGCCATTCCAATTAGACTGTATGAATATAGCATAGCATCTGACCATTTCCATTTTGCTGCTAAGCAGTCCCGTAAATATTATTTTATCCGATAAGTACGATGATGCTTCGTCTGTTGTTTCGGGCGAGGCTTTTCTATTTTGTCAATGGGAATGATGCGAGTAACATGTGCGATTTCCTCCAGCAGAAACCATAAGGCGCCCTCAACCGTGCGAAGCTGCACCTTCTTCGGATCTGCCCCCCATTTGGGCAGCCCGCGCATCGTATCACCGGACTCCAGTATTATGACGACTTCCTGCTCTAGCGTAACCGCCATTTTTAGTTCGTGCATCATTCTCACGCTCCTTGTTATTTATACTTCTATCATCGGTATGTTGCCCTAGAAAATAAAGAGAAAAACAAGATAAGTTATACATTTGCTGGACACCTGGTTAGTGCGGCGTTATGATGGGAATGTTTCCGGGGAATAATACACTAAAACGCATGAATTTAGGTTGTCTTTCCAACCTTTCAAAGATAGGTGATTTTGATGAGAAAAATATATTTGGATCATGCGGCCTCGACTCCGATGCATCCGGAGGTTGCTGAGGCGATGATGACGGTTATGACCGAAAAATTTGGAAACGCGTCAAGCGTTCATTCCTTTGGTCGGGAAGCGAAGCGGATGGTGAACGGAGCGCGGGACCGACTGGCGGCTTCTCTCGGCTGCAAGCCTGAGGAACTTGTGTTTACGGGAGGCGGCACCGAGAGCGATAATCTGGCGTTATTCGGTACAATACAGGCTAAAAAATCACGCGGTAAGCACATTATAACGACAGCCATAGAGCACCATGCCGTACTGCATTCCTGTCAGCAGCTGGAGAAGGTAGGATTTGAGGTGACGTATCTTCCAGTTGATCGAACTGGTCGCGTCCATCCAGAGCAGGTTGCCGAGGCGCTGCGCCCGGATACCATACTGGTCAGTATTATGTATGGCAACAATGAGGTCGGTACACTGCAGCCGATCATGGAAATCGGAGAAATTATTCGCAGCAAAAACGCTGATACGGTATTCCATGTGGATGCTGTACAGGCCTTAGGAGCGGTTCCGATTCATTGCAATGAATTCCCGGTTGATCTTATTAGCTTTTCCTCGCATAAAATTAATGGACCTCAAGGCGTAGGGGCACTGTACATTCGAAAAAAATTAATGATTGAGCCGATCATATACGGTGGACTACAGGAGAAGAAAAGGCGAGCAGGTACGGAGAATATGGCCGGGATCATCGGTTTTGCCAAAGCCGCGGAGCTTGCTGCTGACGGTCTGTTCAGGAGGAGGGAGCAGGATTTGCACATGCGCTCCACCTTGCTGACAAGTCTTGAGCGAACGGTTGGCCGCGATCATTATAAAGTCAATGGAAGCGAAGAGTTTTATTTGCCGCATATTGTAAATATCAGCTTTCCGGAAATGCAGACAGAGACGATGCTGATGAATCTTGATATGGAAGGAATAGCAGTAGCCAGCGGTTCTGCCTGCACATCGGGATCGCTTGAACCATCGCATGTGCTCGAAGCCATGAATCTCCCACAAAATCTTTTGCGTTCAGCGATTCGGTTTAGCTTTGGTTTGGGTAATACTAGTGAAGAAATCGAGTATACCGCTGAAAAAGTTGGAACCATCCTAACCCGTCTTCGTAAAAAATTATAATGGGCTTACGCTTGTAAACCATCAGGAAAGGAGGGTGTGTTCGCTTTTTCACAAGTGAGCTGCAATAAGCCCAGCGAGGAGGGACCTGAACTTATGAGACTGCAAGATATGATAGGCTTATCCGTCTTTGATGTAGAAGGCGGTAAGCAGGTCGGTAAAGTCCTCGATGTGATGTTGAATGAAGATTGGACTATCTCAGGGATTACGCTAGAGGGCAAGGCTTTATTTTCCTCTAATTGTAAAGTGGTGCTCTGGGAAGATATCGTCGCTTACGGCGAGGATGCCGTCATGATTCGCAATCAACAGGCTGTCCGCAGATGGGAAGCCGAGAATATACAGCTTACCTTCATTTCAGGTAACGGCAAATTGAAGGAACTTCCTGTTCTCACGGAGGACGGGACGATGATTGGTTATGTTGCGGATGTTTATTTTGAGCAGAATTTGGGAAATACAATTACTGGTATCGAAATCAGCGATGGATTTATATCCGATCTGATGGAGGGGCGTAAAGTATTGCCTTTTACACCAGGGATGACGAAAGGGGAAAATGCGATCATGGTCCCCCCGAACAGTGAACAGCGGCTGGATCAGACCATGAATTCTATCCATGAATAGGTGATAATTGAATGATGAAATGTCCAAATTGCAGCTCCAAGGATATTGGGAAGATCGGTTCCCATCAATTTTATTGTTGGGGATGCTTTATTGAATTAACTGTAAATGGCGAGAAGATGTCTGTATACCAAGTCGAGGAAGACGGGACGCTCAGTTCCCTGGACGATTTGTTCTTCGGAGAGGATTTAGGGCAGGATTTCTCGCAAATACAAGCTTCAACTTAATATGGTTGGCTACATATAGAATGATCGTCTATATTGGCCGGTGGACCCTTCTCTCTTAGTGGGAGAAGGGTCTGTTTTTTTACTTCAGGCGATTATTTTTAACGCAGCAGGCAAATACTGACCTATAGCCAGTCCACCGCCAAGGAGGGAACGCGAGTGGAACCGATTTATAAAAATAAAATGTTCCGCAATGGAATGTGGATGCTGCTAGCACTCGTCATTCTCTATTTTATTTGGCTGCTCCGTCCAATGTTTGCTCTTGTCTATGGTTTTCTTAGGGCGGTACTCGCTCCTTTTGTCATAGCGATGATCATATCCTATATCCTTAATCCTGTAGTGCGGATGCTGGGCGGCCGTAAAGTGCCGAGGACGATGGCGGTGCTGTTAATTTATGCGGTCTTCCTGACCAGCCTTTCCGTTATATTGATCAATGTGATACCGATGTTCATTGAGCAGCTTGAGGAGCTTGGGGAGCATCTGCCTGAGCTGACATTACATACTCAGCAAATGATCAATCGCTGGGACAGTAGCTTGCTGCCCGGCAGCATTCGGATGGGGATGAATAATTGGTTCTTCCAATTCGAGCATCGCCTCGCTGATGGAATTTCTAATTTTTTAGACAATATCGGAACGACGATCGGAGTCGTCTTCAATGCGTTCATCGTTCCTTTTCTCATTTTCTATATACTTAAAGATTTTGAGGCATTCGAGCGTATGATATTGCATTACTTACCGCGTACCCGCCGCAAATCCATCGTTGCTTTATGGAAAGATATCGACGATGCGCTGGGCAATTATGTGCGGGGGCAGTTGCTCGTTTGCGTCATTATCGGGGTGCTCGCCTATTTCGGTTATATGATTATTGGCATGCCCTTTGCACTGCTGTTTGCTGGAGTCGTTGCCTTATGCAACATCATCCCTTACCTTGGTCCCTTTCTGGGGGCAGCGCCAGCTTTGGTCATGGCGACAACGATTTCGTGGCGTATGGTGTTAATGGTGATCCTAGTCAATACGATCTGCCAATTTATTGAGAGCAATATTATCTCTCCTCAGGTTGTGGGGAGATCGCTGCACCTGCACCCGATGCTCATTATTTTCGCCTTGCTCGTCGGTGGGGAAATCGCTGGCGTAGCGGGCTTGATTCTCGCGGTGCCTTTTTTTGCGGTGGGCAAAGTGCTCATTCAGCATTTTTATACGTATTATGTTCGCCGTAAAACGGTCTAAACCGCATTGACAGCGCGAATTTCGCCTTATATACTTATTAATGATTTATTTACGATGCATAAGATGCAAATCGTTGACGAAATGAAGTACGTCCATGTTCACTGTTCCAGAGAAGGCGTTCCTTCGCGAAGCTGCGGTCAATTCGCACTATACGGCAGAATCGCGTTGGCTGAAAGAACCCGATCATTGACCGGACGGAAAGCTAATTTCAGAGAGCGAAGCAAATTCGCCGGGTGGTTCCCGTTATAGAATCGTTCGAGGCGATCGTTCTTCAGATTTATGGTCATAGGCATGATCTGAAATACGATAACCAGGGTGGTACCGCGAGTTAATCGTCCCTGATGTTCAGGGGCGTTTTTTCTATTTTTCAGTGAAAATCATTATGATCAATCATGATCTACTTAGGAGGAGCTCTTTATGAAGTCAAGTGAAATTCGATCCAAATGGCTGGACTTTTTCGCCAGTAAAGGACATAAAATTGAGCCTAGCGCATCCCTCGTTCCCCATAACGATCCTTCATTATTGTGGATTAATGCTGGAATGGCCCCATTAAAGCCTTATTTCGACGGCAGGGTGAAGCCGGACAATCCCCGTATTGCGAATTCGCAGAAATGTATTCGTACGAATGATATTGAGAATGTAGGGAAGACACGGCGCCATCATACCTTTTTTGAGATGCTGGGCAACTTCTCGATCGGCGATTACTTCAAAGAAGAGGCTATTACTTGGGCCTGGGAGTTCCTTACGGGTAAGGAATGGATCGGATTCGATCCCGAACGCCTATCCGTAACGGTCTATCCTGAGGATGAGGAGGCTTACAAGCTGTGGAATGAGAAGATCGGCATCCCTGCGGAGAGAATTATTAAGTTAGAGGATAACTTCTGGGATATCGGCGAAGGACCATGCGGGCCTTGTACGGAAATTTTCTACGACCGCGGCGATGCTTACGGCGATTTGTCTGATCCGGATTGCACACCGGGCGGAGAGAATGAGCGCTTCCTTGAAGTGTGGAATCTCGTCTTCTCGCAATTCAATCATAACAAGGACGGCAGCTACACACCGCTACCTAACAAAAATATTGATACCGGAGCAGGATTGGAACGGTTTGCTTCCATTTTGCAGAACGTAAACTCCAATTTCGATACGGATTTGTTCATGCCGATTATCGATGATACAGCCAAAATATCCGGGGTTCAATACGGGGCAAGCGAAGATAGTGATGTAGCGATGAAAGTTATAGCTGATCATATTCGTACAGTTGCTTTTGCTGTAGCTGACGGCGTGCTGCCGTCCAACGAAGGACGCGGATATGTCATCCGTCGCCTGCTGCGCCGTGCTGTCCGCTACGGAAAGACGCTGGGGCTGGACAAACCGTTTATGTATAGCCTGGTGAAGACGGTTGGCGATATTATGGGCAGCTACTATAGCGATATTGTTGCGAAGCGGGATTTTATTGAGAAGGTCATTCGTACGGAGGAAGAGCGGTTCCATGAAACACTGAGCGATGGACTGGCTATTCTGTCTGAGATTAGCGAGGCAGCCAAGGCGGAAGGCCGCTCGGTCATTAGCGGGGCAGATGCGTTCAAGCTGTATGACACATATGGCTTTCCGCTAGACCTCACCGAGGATTTTGCAGCGGAGCATGGCTTGACTGTAGATCGTGAGGGCTTTGAGTCTGAAATGGAGGGACAGCGCAAGCGTGCCCGGGCTGCAAGTCATAAAGGCGGAAGCATGTCCGTGCAAGGCGGGGTGTTGGCTGATTTTACGACTAAAACGGAATTCGTTGGATATAATGAGCTAGAAACGTCAACTAGCATATTAGCTATAATAGCGAATGACACATTTGTCGATGTGTTATCTGCCGGAGAGAGCGGCCAAGTTATTTTGGAGACAACTCCTTTCTACGCCGAGAGCGGTGGCCAAGTGAGCGATAAAGGGGCAATTCTGAGTGAATCGGGCAACGCTGATGTAGAAGGGTTGTTTAAAGCGCCGCGTGGACAGCATGTTCATCAAGTGTTGGTAAAGTCGGGCGAACTGCGTGTGGGAGCAGTGGTAAAGGCTCAAGTGGATCGGAAGCTGCGCAGCGGGATTTTGAAAAATCATACAGCTACGCATTTGCTTCACAAAGCGCTCAAAGAAGTGCTTGGCGAGCATGTTAACCAAGCCGGCTCCTTAGTCGAGCCGCAGCGCCTGCGCTTTGACTTCTCGCATCTCGGCAGTATTTCTTCCGAGGAACTGGCTGAGATCGAGCGCAAGGTAAATGAGCAAATTTGGAATGCACTGGACGTTGTGATTGAATATAAGCCGATTGACGAAGCCAAAGCGATGGGGGCTATGGCGCTGTTCGGCGAGAAGTATGGTGACATTGTCCGCGTCGTTCAGGTTGGCGGCTACAGTCTGGAGCTTTGCGGAGGCTGTCATGTAAACAATACAGCGGAGATCGGTCTGTTTAAGTTGATCAGCGAAAGCGGCATCGGCTCGGGAGTACGCCGCATTGAGGCGGTAACCGGCAGCGGGGCTTACTTGTACATGGATGGTCAGCTGGAGCTCTTGAAACAATCCGCATCGCTGCTGAAATCAAATGTAAATGAAGTGCCGAAGCGGATCGAGGCGCTCTATCAGCAGTTGAAGGAGCTTGGGCGCGAGAACGAATCGCTGCAGAGCAAGCTGAGCCGGGTTGAAGCCGGGGAACTGACGAGTCGTATCGTCGAGGTAGGAGGAACCAAACTGCTTGCGGCACGTGTAGAAGCAGCAAGTATGGATATGTTAAGGAATTTGGTAGACGAATTGAAAATTAAGGTGCCGGATGCCGTCCTAGTACTTGGCGCAGCGATGGACGATAAAGTCAATTTTGTCGTAGCCGTACCGCAGGAGCAGGTGAAGCAGGGAATTCACGCCGGCAAGCTTGTTAAGGAAGTTGCTGCTGTATGCGGCGGCGGAGGAGGAGGTCGACCGGATATGGCTCAAGCCGGCGGCAAAGATGTCTCTAAGCTGGAGGAAGCTTTGAAGGTCGCGGAATCATGGATTGCATCGCAGCGGTAGGTTATTGTTAATTCAATATGGTAACCGAAAATTTCCTTAAAGAACCTACAATATGTTATAGTAAGGGGAGACTAAGAGGAAACCAGACTGCGATCAAGAAGACGTATGTCTTAAGAAGCGAGGTGTCATCATGGACTATATGGATAAAACCGTCAAGTTTAATGTCAAGGGTGATGAGCAGGAGGCGTCTGCGCAGGAGATTCTTCTTACGGTATATGAAGCTCTACAGGACAAAGAATATAACCCAATCAACCAGATTGTAGGATACCTGTTGTCAGGAGATCCGGCATATATACCACGCCACAATAATGCGAGGAGCCTGGTGCGCAAGAAAGAACGCGACGAATTGATTGAAGAACTGGTAAGGTTTTATATGTCCAGTCACCGTTAGGAGAATGGCATGAGAATTATGGGTCTGGATTACGGGGATCGCAGAATCGGTGTAGCGATTAGCGATATCTTTGGGTGGACTGCCCAAGGCGTTGAAGTGATAGAACGCCGGCGGGAAGGCGATGAATATGATCGCATTGCTGAACTGGCCGGTCAGCATGAAGTTGAAGAAATCGTCGTTGGTCTGCCGAAGAATATGAATGGATCCGTCGGTCCACGTGGGGAAATATGCAAGGTCTTTGCAGAAGAGCTTCAGAATAGGATCAAGGTGCCGGTTCATCTCTGGGATGAAAGGCTAACTACGGTCTCTGCACAGCGAACGCTTATTGATGCGGATGTTAGCAGGAAGAAGCGCAGAGGAATTGTGGATAAAATGGCCGCAGTTTTGATTTTACAAAACTATTTGGACTCTAAGAGTAAAAAGTGAGGGTGATCGCTATGTCTAAAGATCGTATCGGCAATGAAGAAGAACCGGAAATTATTTATATCCCTGACGACGAGGGCAATGAGGAAGAGTTTGAAGTCATCATGAAATTTGAGGTTGACGGTTCAGATGCGAAGTATATGATGGTCGTTCCTCTGGAATCAGATGAGGACGCTGAGGCCGAAGAGGTATACGCATTTCGTTACGAGGAAGACGGCGATGATCTAAAGCTGTATACAATTGAGAGTGATGACGAGTGGGAAATTGTGGAAGAAACATTTAATACATTAGTTGATGAGTTCGACGGGGAGGATCAGGATTAATGTCGGAATTCTCCGCCAGTAATGTGATTTGGACCTCCCGAGTGCATGATGCATTTGGATCTGTCGTTGAGCTTGAAGATGAACAGGGAAATGTTTCTTATTATTCGGTTGAGAAGGAGTTCGATGTTGCGGGCGGCTCTTATGCTGTTCTCCGCGCTGAAAGTGGAGCAAATGCTGAACCGGAAATATTTAAAATTATCAGCGGGCAGGACGGAGTATTGGAACTCGTCACGATCGATGATGATGATGAATGGGAGAACGTAACAGAACTGTACGATGAACTGACGTTCCCGGAATAGAACCAAACACATTTCTATAGATAAGTCTGAGAAGGGCGGATACCGCCCTTTTTGGCTGTTAAGGAGTTGATTGGTTGAAGAAGGTATGGAAGTGGTTGTTATCCTTACTGCTGCTACTGTTTATCGGTGCTGGGGCTATCGCCGCCTATGGATACGTGCAAATGCAGCCAATGAAGCGTTCGGAGCAACCTGTCAAAATTACGATTGAGCCAGGTACAGGTACGGCCACGATTGCGAATATACTTGAAGAACAAGGTCTAATCAAAAATTCATTTCTATTCAAATC comes from the Paenibacillus lentus genome and includes:
- a CDS encoding cysteine desulfurase family protein, with the translated sequence MRKIYLDHAASTPMHPEVAEAMMTVMTEKFGNASSVHSFGREAKRMVNGARDRLAASLGCKPEELVFTGGGTESDNLALFGTIQAKKSRGKHIITTAIEHHAVLHSCQQLEKVGFEVTYLPVDRTGRVHPEQVAEALRPDTILVSIMYGNNEVGTLQPIMEIGEIIRSKNADTVFHVDAVQALGAVPIHCNEFPVDLISFSSHKINGPQGVGALYIRKKLMIEPIIYGGLQEKKRRAGTENMAGIIGFAKAAELAADGLFRRREQDLHMRSTLLTSLERTVGRDHYKVNGSEEFYLPHIVNISFPEMQTETMLMNLDMEGIAVASGSACTSGSLEPSHVLEAMNLPQNLLRSAIRFSFGLGNTSEEIEYTAEKVGTILTRLRKKL
- a CDS encoding PRC-barrel domain-containing protein, with translation MRLQDMIGLSVFDVEGGKQVGKVLDVMLNEDWTISGITLEGKALFSSNCKVVLWEDIVAYGEDAVMIRNQQAVRRWEAENIQLTFISGNGKLKELPVLTEDGTMIGYVADVYFEQNLGNTITGIEISDGFISDLMEGRKVLPFTPGMTKGENAIMVPPNSEQRLDQTMNSIHE
- a CDS encoding AI-2E family transporter; translation: MEPIYKNKMFRNGMWMLLALVILYFIWLLRPMFALVYGFLRAVLAPFVIAMIISYILNPVVRMLGGRKVPRTMAVLLIYAVFLTSLSVILINVIPMFIEQLEELGEHLPELTLHTQQMINRWDSSLLPGSIRMGMNNWFFQFEHRLADGISNFLDNIGTTIGVVFNAFIVPFLIFYILKDFEAFERMILHYLPRTRRKSIVALWKDIDDALGNYVRGQLLVCVIIGVLAYFGYMIIGMPFALLFAGVVALCNIIPYLGPFLGAAPALVMATTISWRMVLMVILVNTICQFIESNIISPQVVGRSLHLHPMLIIFALLVGGEIAGVAGLILAVPFFAVGKVLIQHFYTYYVRRKTV
- the alaS gene encoding alanine--tRNA ligase; its protein translation is MKSSEIRSKWLDFFASKGHKIEPSASLVPHNDPSLLWINAGMAPLKPYFDGRVKPDNPRIANSQKCIRTNDIENVGKTRRHHTFFEMLGNFSIGDYFKEEAITWAWEFLTGKEWIGFDPERLSVTVYPEDEEAYKLWNEKIGIPAERIIKLEDNFWDIGEGPCGPCTEIFYDRGDAYGDLSDPDCTPGGENERFLEVWNLVFSQFNHNKDGSYTPLPNKNIDTGAGLERFASILQNVNSNFDTDLFMPIIDDTAKISGVQYGASEDSDVAMKVIADHIRTVAFAVADGVLPSNEGRGYVIRRLLRRAVRYGKTLGLDKPFMYSLVKTVGDIMGSYYSDIVAKRDFIEKVIRTEEERFHETLSDGLAILSEISEAAKAEGRSVISGADAFKLYDTYGFPLDLTEDFAAEHGLTVDREGFESEMEGQRKRARAASHKGGSMSVQGGVLADFTTKTEFVGYNELETSTSILAIIANDTFVDVLSAGESGQVILETTPFYAESGGQVSDKGAILSESGNADVEGLFKAPRGQHVHQVLVKSGELRVGAVVKAQVDRKLRSGILKNHTATHLLHKALKEVLGEHVNQAGSLVEPQRLRFDFSHLGSISSEELAEIERKVNEQIWNALDVVIEYKPIDEAKAMGAMALFGEKYGDIVRVVQVGGYSLELCGGCHVNNTAEIGLFKLISESGIGSGVRRIEAVTGSGAYLYMDGQLELLKQSASLLKSNVNEVPKRIEALYQQLKELGRENESLQSKLSRVEAGELTSRIVEVGGTKLLAARVEAASMDMLRNLVDELKIKVPDAVLVLGAAMDDKVNFVVAVPQEQVKQGIHAGKLVKEVAAVCGGGGGGRPDMAQAGGKDVSKLEEALKVAESWIASQR
- a CDS encoding IreB family regulatory phosphoprotein, which encodes MDYMDKTVKFNVKGDEQEASAQEILLTVYEALQDKEYNPINQIVGYLLSGDPAYIPRHNNARSLVRKKERDELIEELVRFYMSSHR
- the ruvX gene encoding Holliday junction resolvase RuvX, whose amino-acid sequence is MRIMGLDYGDRRIGVAISDIFGWTAQGVEVIERRREGDEYDRIAELAGQHEVEEIVVGLPKNMNGSVGPRGEICKVFAEELQNRIKVPVHLWDERLTTVSAQRTLIDADVSRKKRRGIVDKMAAVLILQNYLDSKSKK
- a CDS encoding DUF1292 domain-containing protein, which codes for MSKDRIGNEEEPEIIYIPDDEGNEEEFEVIMKFEVDGSDAKYMMVVPLESDEDAEAEEVYAFRYEEDGDDLKLYTIESDDEWEIVEETFNTLVDEFDGEDQD
- a CDS encoding DUF1292 domain-containing protein, which translates into the protein MSEFSASNVIWTSRVHDAFGSVVELEDEQGNVSYYSVEKEFDVAGGSYAVLRAESGANAEPEIFKIISGQDGVLELVTIDDDDEWENVTELYDELTFPE